One window of Curtobacterium sp. 458 genomic DNA carries:
- a CDS encoding tetratricopeptide repeat protein has translation MSNVPPTPSGLRGAVDLSSLVDRAQRPATAPGAPAPAGPGAPGSDATGSVAAAGSGAEGSADLTVPSLVLDVTDQTFQDVLQLSTVVPVIVDIWAEWCGPCKQLSPILEQLTAEYDGRVLLAKVDADTNPQLVQAFQAQSIPTVAALIGGRPLGLFVGALPEAQVRDVYEQVLAAAEQNGVSGRVTVDGAVPADAAEQGEPEPEPLPPHHQAAYDAIEQGDYATAIQEYKTAIAQDPNDQMAVAGLAQVSLLDRLNGRTADEVRSAAAAAPTDVEAQLAVADLDISGGHVDDAFGRLLDLVPTVFGADREAVRVRLVEYFELIGTDDPRVVAARRRLASALY, from the coding sequence ATGAGCAACGTCCCCCCGACCCCGTCCGGACTCCGCGGCGCGGTCGATCTGTCGTCCCTCGTCGACCGGGCGCAGCGTCCGGCGACGGCCCCGGGAGCGCCCGCCCCGGCCGGGCCCGGTGCGCCCGGCAGCGATGCGACGGGCAGTGTCGCTGCTGCCGGCAGCGGTGCCGAAGGCAGCGCAGACCTGACCGTCCCGTCCCTCGTCCTCGACGTCACCGACCAGACGTTCCAGGACGTCCTGCAGCTCTCGACCGTCGTCCCGGTCATCGTCGACATCTGGGCCGAGTGGTGCGGGCCGTGCAAGCAGCTCTCGCCGATCCTCGAGCAGCTCACCGCCGAGTACGACGGCCGGGTGCTGCTCGCCAAGGTGGACGCGGACACGAACCCGCAGCTCGTGCAGGCGTTCCAGGCGCAGTCGATCCCGACCGTCGCGGCCCTCATCGGCGGCCGCCCCCTCGGGCTCTTCGTCGGCGCGCTCCCGGAGGCCCAGGTGCGCGACGTCTACGAGCAAGTCCTCGCCGCCGCCGAGCAGAACGGCGTCTCCGGTCGGGTCACCGTCGACGGCGCCGTGCCGGCGGACGCCGCCGAGCAGGGCGAGCCCGAGCCGGAGCCGCTGCCGCCGCACCACCAGGCCGCGTACGACGCGATCGAGCAGGGCGACTACGCGACGGCGATCCAGGAGTACAAGACCGCGATCGCGCAGGACCCGAACGACCAGATGGCGGTCGCCGGGCTGGCGCAGGTCTCGCTCCTCGACCGGCTGAACGGCCGGACCGCCGACGAGGTCCGGAGCGCAGCGGCCGCGGCACCGACCGACGTCGAGGCGCAGCTCGCCGTCGCCGACCTCGACATCAGCGGCGGGCACGTCGACGACGCGTTCGGACGGCTCCTCGACCTCGTGCCGACCGTGTTCGGCGCCGACCGCGAGGCCGTGCGCGTCCGACTCGTGGAGTACTTCGAGCTCATCGGGACCGACGACCCGCGGGTCGTCGCCGCCCGCAGGCGCCTCGCCAGCGCGCTGTACTGA
- the glgB gene encoding 1,4-alpha-glucan branching protein GlgB: MTDADKTPKDSGTEAQPTPPQPGRGQGPSVPPVPPPPPPVLPRRMPEDTPRPTHPAQHVAAPATDGPTVPAAASGASRPPEPRYEPRVSGPGEDLPGAPAPAKEAPDRGVPESATLAGHAPDAAHPRHLTTAVDDGADAPTSEGGAPLADAQPGASTSAPAPVASGTTSAPSPDGPRPAPVEDWLRQQVAEARWSQPHDVLGPHPVDGGTSVRVVRHLASAVRIVRPDGDDIELVHEGDGLWAGATEGTLGRYRVEADYDPDPSGDTDDITWTTDDAYRFAPTIGELDLHLFGEGRDEQLWHHLGAHVQTVDGVDGVAFTVWAPRATAVRVIGDFEGWEGRTTAMRRLNDLGVWELFWPGALEGQRYKFQILTDSGWVERADPFARRTEVPPATASVITASSYTWSDGDTAWMEHRARTTTHDRPMSVYEVHLGSWRPGLSYREVADQLIGHVQFLGFTHVEFLPLAEHPFGGSWGYQVTGYYAPTARFGSPDDLRYLVDRLHSAGIGVIMDWVPGHFPKDEWALAKFDGHALFEHPDPRRGEQLDWGTYVFDFGQPQVRNFLVANALYWLEEFHIDGLRVDAVASMLYLDYSRTDWLPNIHGGREYLEAISFLQETNATAYKRYPGIVMIAEESTSWPGVTQPTSAGGLGFGQKWNMGWMHDSLEYIGREPVHRSYHHDEITFSLVYAFSEQFTLPISHDEVVHGKGSLFGKMPGDEWQKLANVRAYLAFMWAHPGKQLLFMGQEFAQAQEWSEARGLDWWHLDDPGHRGVQDLVAALNRVYRDTPALWTHDSTPDGFEWIEGGDAPHSTLGFLRKDGDDRLAVFVNFSGVPVERRFGLPAAGQWHEVLNTDAAEYGGSGVGNLGVVTAEDTPWAGRPASANLVVPPLGAVWLKLAR, from the coding sequence ATGACCGACGCCGACAAGACGCCGAAGGACAGCGGGACGGAGGCACAGCCCACCCCGCCGCAGCCCGGTCGTGGTCAGGGGCCGAGCGTGCCCCCCGTGCCGCCCCCGCCGCCGCCCGTGCTCCCGCGTCGGATGCCCGAGGACACCCCTCGGCCGACCCACCCGGCGCAGCACGTCGCTGCTCCCGCGACGGACGGCCCGACGGTGCCCGCCGCCGCGTCAGGCGCGTCGCGTCCTCCCGAGCCGCGCTACGAGCCCCGGGTCTCCGGACCCGGCGAAGACCTGCCCGGTGCCCCCGCACCGGCGAAGGAAGCGCCGGACCGCGGTGTCCCCGAGTCCGCGACGCTCGCCGGCCACGCTCCCGACGCGGCGCACCCCCGTCACCTGACGACCGCGGTCGACGACGGTGCCGACGCCCCGACCTCCGAGGGCGGTGCACCGCTGGCCGACGCCCAGCCGGGCGCCTCGACGTCAGCACCGGCCCCCGTGGCGAGCGGTACCACCTCGGCGCCGTCGCCCGACGGCCCGCGTCCGGCCCCGGTCGAGGACTGGCTCCGCCAGCAGGTCGCCGAGGCCCGCTGGTCGCAGCCGCACGACGTCCTGGGCCCGCACCCCGTCGACGGCGGCACGAGCGTCCGCGTCGTCCGGCACCTCGCGAGCGCGGTCCGGATCGTCCGACCCGACGGCGACGACATCGAACTGGTGCACGAGGGAGACGGCCTCTGGGCCGGCGCGACCGAGGGCACCCTCGGCCGCTACCGGGTCGAGGCCGACTACGACCCGGACCCCTCCGGTGACACGGACGACATCACCTGGACGACCGACGACGCCTACCGCTTCGCCCCCACCATCGGCGAGCTCGACCTGCACCTCTTCGGCGAAGGCCGCGACGAGCAGCTCTGGCACCACCTCGGCGCGCACGTGCAGACGGTCGACGGCGTCGACGGCGTCGCGTTCACCGTGTGGGCGCCCCGCGCCACCGCCGTCCGGGTCATCGGCGACTTCGAGGGCTGGGAGGGCCGCACGACCGCGATGCGCCGGCTGAACGACCTCGGCGTGTGGGAGCTCTTCTGGCCGGGCGCCCTCGAGGGCCAGCGGTACAAGTTCCAGATCCTCACCGACTCCGGGTGGGTGGAGCGCGCGGACCCGTTCGCGCGTCGCACCGAGGTCCCGCCGGCGACGGCGTCCGTCATCACGGCGTCCTCGTACACGTGGTCCGACGGCGACACCGCCTGGATGGAGCACCGCGCGCGGACCACGACGCACGACCGTCCGATGAGCGTCTACGAGGTGCACCTCGGGTCGTGGCGTCCTGGGTTGTCCTACCGCGAGGTCGCCGACCAGCTCATCGGCCACGTGCAGTTCCTCGGGTTCACCCACGTCGAGTTCCTGCCGCTCGCCGAGCACCCGTTCGGTGGGTCGTGGGGCTACCAGGTCACCGGGTACTACGCCCCGACGGCACGGTTCGGCTCCCCCGACGACCTCCGGTACCTCGTCGACCGACTGCACTCGGCCGGCATCGGCGTGATCATGGACTGGGTGCCCGGGCACTTCCCGAAGGACGAGTGGGCCCTCGCGAAGTTCGATGGACACGCCCTCTTCGAGCACCCGGATCCCCGGCGCGGCGAACAGCTCGACTGGGGCACCTACGTGTTCGACTTCGGTCAGCCGCAGGTCCGCAACTTCCTGGTCGCGAACGCGCTGTACTGGCTCGAGGAGTTCCACATCGACGGCCTCCGCGTCGACGCCGTGGCCTCGATGCTGTACCTCGACTACTCCCGCACCGACTGGCTGCCGAACATCCACGGCGGACGCGAGTACCTCGAGGCGATCTCCTTCCTGCAGGAGACCAACGCCACCGCGTACAAGCGCTACCCGGGCATCGTCATGATCGCCGAGGAGAGCACCTCGTGGCCGGGTGTCACCCAGCCGACGAGCGCGGGCGGCCTCGGGTTCGGGCAGAAGTGGAACATGGGGTGGATGCACGACTCGCTCGAGTACATCGGCCGCGAGCCCGTGCACCGCAGCTACCACCACGACGAGATCACGTTCTCGCTCGTGTACGCGTTCAGCGAGCAGTTCACCCTGCCGATCAGCCACGACGAGGTCGTGCACGGCAAGGGGTCGCTGTTCGGGAAGATGCCCGGGGACGAGTGGCAGAAGCTCGCGAACGTGCGGGCCTACCTGGCGTTCATGTGGGCGCACCCGGGCAAGCAGCTGCTGTTCATGGGCCAGGAGTTCGCCCAGGCGCAGGAGTGGTCCGAGGCACGAGGGCTCGACTGGTGGCACCTCGACGACCCCGGCCACCGTGGCGTGCAGGACCTCGTCGCCGCGCTCAACCGCGTCTACCGCGACACACCGGCGCTGTGGACCCACGACTCGACCCCGGACGGCTTCGAGTGGATCGAGGGCGGCGACGCTCCGCACTCGACGCTCGGGTTCCTCCGCAAGGACGGCGACGACCGCCTCGCGGTGTTCGTCAACTTCTCCGGGGTGCCGGTCGAGCGACGGTTCGGTCTCCCCGCGGCCGGCCAGTGGCACGAGGTGCTGAACACCGACGCCGCCGAGTACGGCGGGTCGGGCGTGGGCAACCTCGGCGTCGTCACCGCCGAGGACACGCCGTGGGCGGGCCGTCCGGCATCGGCGAACCTCGTGGTGCCGCCGCTCGGCGCGGTCTGGCTGAAGCTCGCCCGCTGA
- a CDS encoding alpha-1,4-glucan--maltose-1-phosphate maltosyltransferase yields MATADRPRRPKPGRIPITELAPATPNGYPSKAFDGEVITFGATVFREGHGIIGADLVLERPDGGTRTVPLTLVAAGTDRYEATVQVDHVGVWSWHVESYSDDWATWVHAARLKIAAGVDTEATLLDGGVLLDRLATETDSPAATRAAARIRDTSLDAAERLAAIDDPRITSEVEDAPLTSLRTHSPTQLLDVERTRAGVGAWYEFFPRSEGAKKNADGSWKSGDFRTAARRLPAVARMGFDVVYLPPIHPIGTTARKGPNNTLTPGPHDPGSPWAIGSAEGGHDAIHPDLGTEDDFREFVETAKNTGMEVALDFALQCSPDHPWVTEHPDWFTQRADGSIATAENPPKRYQDIYPIQFDADPEGLVTEVLRVLRHWMSFGVRIFRVDNPHTKPLWFWERVIREIRDEHPDTVFLAEAFTRPAMMRALAEVGFQQSYTYFTWRNTREEIESYFEELSHETSAYLRPNLFVNTPDILTEYLQFGGRAGYKVRAALAATGAPTWGMYSGYELFEDVARPGSEENIDNEKYEYKPRDFALAEAEGASLAPYVTMLNRFRAAHPALRQLRNLHVHHSEDPAIVVYSKHLPGRFVRSGRDDTVIVVANVDPHSARETTVHLDLAALGLATEEPFDVRDVVTGQRWVWGSSNYVRLDAFQEPVHLLVVEGPHR; encoded by the coding sequence GTGGCCACCGCAGACCGACCCCGGCGACCGAAGCCCGGGCGCATCCCCATCACCGAACTCGCACCCGCGACGCCGAACGGTTACCCCAGCAAGGCGTTCGACGGCGAGGTGATCACGTTCGGCGCGACCGTCTTCCGCGAAGGGCACGGCATCATCGGCGCCGACCTCGTGCTCGAGCGTCCCGACGGCGGCACCAGGACCGTCCCGCTCACCCTCGTCGCCGCCGGGACCGACCGGTACGAGGCGACCGTGCAGGTCGACCACGTCGGCGTCTGGTCGTGGCACGTCGAGTCGTACTCCGACGACTGGGCCACGTGGGTGCACGCCGCGCGCCTGAAGATCGCGGCCGGCGTCGACACCGAGGCCACGCTCCTCGACGGCGGCGTGCTGCTCGACCGACTCGCGACGGAGACGGACTCCCCCGCCGCCACGCGCGCCGCGGCCCGCATCCGCGACACCTCGCTGGACGCTGCCGAACGCCTCGCCGCGATCGACGACCCTCGGATCACGAGCGAGGTCGAGGACGCGCCGCTCACCTCACTGCGGACCCACTCGCCGACGCAGCTGCTCGACGTCGAGCGCACCCGCGCCGGTGTCGGTGCCTGGTACGAGTTCTTCCCACGGAGCGAGGGTGCGAAGAAGAACGCCGACGGCTCCTGGAAGAGCGGTGACTTCCGCACCGCAGCCCGTCGCCTGCCCGCGGTCGCCCGGATGGGCTTCGACGTGGTCTACCTCCCGCCGATCCACCCCATCGGCACGACCGCGCGCAAGGGCCCGAACAACACGCTGACACCCGGCCCGCACGACCCCGGCAGCCCCTGGGCCATCGGATCGGCCGAGGGCGGCCACGACGCGATCCACCCCGACCTCGGCACCGAGGACGACTTCCGCGAGTTCGTCGAGACCGCCAAGAACACCGGGATGGAGGTCGCGCTCGACTTCGCTCTCCAGTGCTCCCCCGACCACCCGTGGGTCACCGAGCACCCGGACTGGTTCACCCAGCGCGCGGACGGCTCCATCGCCACGGCCGAGAACCCGCCGAAGCGCTACCAGGACATCTACCCGATCCAGTTCGACGCGGACCCCGAGGGCCTCGTCACCGAGGTGCTGCGCGTCCTGCGGCACTGGATGTCGTTCGGCGTGCGGATCTTCCGCGTCGACAACCCGCACACGAAGCCGCTCTGGTTCTGGGAGCGGGTCATCCGCGAGATCCGTGACGAACACCCGGACACGGTGTTCCTCGCCGAGGCGTTCACCCGCCCGGCGATGATGCGGGCGCTCGCCGAGGTCGGGTTCCAGCAGTCGTACACGTACTTCACCTGGCGGAACACGCGCGAAGAGATCGAGTCCTACTTCGAGGAACTCAGCCACGAGACGAGCGCGTACCTGCGCCCGAACCTCTTCGTGAACACACCGGACATCCTCACCGAGTACCTGCAGTTCGGCGGCCGAGCGGGCTACAAGGTCCGTGCCGCCCTCGCCGCGACGGGTGCGCCGACGTGGGGCATGTACTCCGGGTACGAGCTCTTCGAGGACGTCGCCCGACCGGGGTCCGAGGAGAACATCGACAACGAGAAGTACGAGTACAAGCCGCGCGACTTCGCCCTCGCCGAGGCCGAGGGTGCGAGCCTGGCGCCGTACGTCACGATGCTCAACCGCTTCCGTGCAGCGCACCCGGCGCTCCGGCAGCTCCGGAACCTGCACGTGCACCACTCCGAGGACCCGGCGATCGTCGTGTACTCCAAGCACCTGCCGGGGCGGTTCGTCCGTTCCGGCCGCGACGACACCGTGATCGTCGTCGCCAACGTCGACCCCCACTCGGCCCGTGAGACCACGGTGCACCTCGACCTGGCCGCCCTCGGGCTCGCCACCGAGGAGCCGTTCGACGTCCGCGACGTCGTCACCGGGCAGCGCTGGGTGTGGGGCTCGTCGAACTACGTACGCCTGGACGCCTTCCAGGAGCCCGTGCACCTGCTCGTCGTGGAGGGACCGCACCGATGA